One window from the genome of Natronomonas pharaonis DSM 2160 encodes:
- a CDS encoding DUF6360 family protein — translation MVDRIMKVNAYTTLDLLDGEAEGHGFEEDAYAVLNVTSPKKNPDHVSLQLELDNTELETLRPHADKVRLSASEARTLAADLEKHAEKVENESD, via the coding sequence ATGGTAGACCGTATTATGAAGGTCAACGCGTATACGACGCTTGACCTTCTGGACGGCGAAGCCGAAGGGCACGGGTTCGAAGAAGACGCCTACGCTGTGTTGAACGTCACCAGCCCAAAAAAGAATCCCGACCACGTCTCGCTGCAGCTGGAGCTCGATAATACTGAACTGGAAACGCTGCGCCCACACGCCGACAAGGTTCGGCTCTCGGCGTCGGAGGCACGCACGCTCGCGGCTGACCTCGAAAAACACGCCGAAAAGGTCGAAAACGAATCGGACTGA
- a CDS encoding 5' nucleotidase, NT5C type encodes MTDRSLPTGSTLLVDLDGVVARQLPRLCTHLREAYDHNVAPDDIDEWSYDVPEADGHVGDIIQGLMRERPEWYFGGMDPQPGVADALSSLQSHYRVEIATHRIPETHDISKAWLDDHGIPYDDFHERVPRNKGAVPGDALIDDYHGNVANALAAGKAGLLMRQPYSDPGACDGAHVVTSWDEVTRLLL; translated from the coding sequence ATGACCGACCGTTCGCTTCCGACGGGCTCGACGCTGCTTGTCGACCTCGATGGCGTCGTCGCTCGACAACTCCCGCGGCTCTGTACACATCTCCGGGAGGCCTACGACCACAACGTCGCCCCCGACGATATCGACGAGTGGTCCTACGACGTGCCCGAAGCCGACGGCCACGTCGGCGACATTATTCAGGGACTCATGCGCGAGCGCCCGGAGTGGTATTTCGGCGGCATGGACCCCCAGCCGGGCGTCGCCGACGCGCTCTCGTCGCTGCAGTCGCACTACCGGGTCGAAATCGCCACCCACCGCATCCCCGAGACCCACGACATCTCGAAAGCGTGGCTGGACGACCACGGCATTCCGTACGACGACTTCCACGAGCGGGTCCCACGAAACAAGGGGGCTGTTCCCGGTGACGCGCTCATCGACGACTACCACGGCAACGTCGCAAACGCCCTCGCGGCCGGGAAGGCTGGCCTGCTTATGCGGCAGCCCTACAGCGACCCCGGTGCCTGCGACGGGGCACACGTCGTCACCTCGTGGGACGAAGTAACGCGGCTGCTGCTGTAA